The genomic window CGTATGGACATGATACAGAGAAGAAAACACATTGATATACCTGAATTTTATGTTGGTAGGTATTagatgaacaaaaaataactagaacattttcattaatagatttgttgttttaatttctaatcatattttatgtattataacatcCAGTTCATCCATGTcacatacattaatatataatataaattataatatttgaattattttttttgttttagggtCCATCATGGCTGTTTCATCATCTAATCCACATGCTCCCAATAAAGCTACTCGTTTTGTGGGTATATGCATACAACGTTTAGGATGTGGCCTTAGAGCTAATTTTACCCTTAGAAATGTTATTAAGCATATtggtaagtaaatataataaatgtggtTTATTGGATTTTTCTAAGACcagtttaaattatctaaaatgtaggtacagaAATGAAATATCAACTGTACGATCCAACAATACAAAAGATAGAAGTTTTACGTTTAGAAAAACGTCTTGATGATGAGTTGTTATACTTGAGAGATGCACCTAATGAATACAGcacatttgatgaaaatatggAAGCTGAATATTTACCCGAAGGATCACCTGTACCAGTGAATCCTTTgatggtaaaattaataattaaaacaactacatttagaaattaaataattaaatgttctttttttttaggttaagCTAAAACCCAGACCTTGGCGTGCCAGGTGGGAAAGAAAAGATATGAAAGGATTAGCTGATTTAGGGCTAGAAGAAAGGTTTTATGAACGAGCTAAAGAATTAGCAACACCTTGGGAAAAATATGACTTAATGaaacaatataggtaaattcaattctctaattgtattaatgactataatagtatgttttcaatattatcttGTACTGTAGGAAAACAATACCAGAGGAAGagcaaaaagaaatatttgctGAAGTATATTCAGAACTACACGAAGTTGAAGTAATGCGCAAGAAAATGAAacgaaaaaaagtttttatcaaGCCCaccaaaaatgtatagaatactaattttaataatgtacaatgcaatatctaaataaaagattttttctaactatgaatatatttatagatggtctaataatcatataacaaaatataattttacttgatTGGTAAACCCCTACCACgtttttttcagtatttataattaaattaataaaatgtctatgATGCAGATAACTTAACCCAAAACTGGTACATTTATGTTATCATGCTATAGCAACATAATATTGACAGTTGACGTgcagaatatattattcagaaaaatatttatttgctcACAATCTTGTCTAATATCAGAGtttcatagtatttttatctattgtataatttataaaaatatataattcctCACCATTTTTACACATGTATtacaaaatcttaaattaggtattactaattttaacgttataattttataaatttacaaaattgaaatttcataACTaccataaatacaatatttttacatgattcacttacaaaaataaataataattcaagctTTTTTTAGAAGactatttatttgttcatttgaTTAAATACACTTTATTTGTTCAAATGTAGAATAAATGATGAGGtccttaatttataaaaataaaattttattaaataagcatTTCAATCagtaattattctttataaaaaaattaactatcttAGACAgccacttaattttttaaaaccagaAAATTCAAATTCTACCATGTATTCTGAGCTTATAAAATCTTactctaaattatataatcataaactaataactCGTTATacactaattagtaattaatgtgatcagtttttatttgggaaaacaaaaaaaaaatgtgttattaattattatgctatttaattttagtaatacaataatttattgacaaaTTATATAGAAGATGAAATTCATGAGTACACTTCttagttttcaaattatttataaataacagacaatttatatttgaaaataatctcacttaaatttgacaattttgtataaataatggtatcaaatttaaagaGATGGATtatgaattgtattaaatcaattaactgTCCCATGAATATGAACATGTTAGAACAATCTTGATtcagtgtttttattattgaagaattataaattaattattggttataattgaaaacatttttataagtatcttGGGTAACAcgtgtatatgtttttttttttttttttataataaacttgttAAAGTACAACATTTTGtctgtaaaaattaacatttgtttaaattttattatattttgaatcaaactaaatacatgaataacattatttttaaattaaatatgtatttgctaaatattatttatttttaaaaaggcaagattaaaaaaaaaaaaaatcacatttcttctatttttaataatataaatatttatttctatagttAGACAGAACACCCGAGTTAGAaaaaaggtatatatatatatatttgttttaatcattgaagataaatataaatacttatcttatatttttaatataataattaatataaaaaaaaaaacacacattgaattttaaattataaaaagtaataagaattattagGTACCAAAACTGTACTGGATTGGCAGGTGATTACCAATACTTtcatcaaaaatgtttttattttttttcattgacacATAATCtgaaacaaaaatagaaaaaacataatatattagactatacaaatttagaattctttaaaattatattattgattaaaaatggaattgatgttttttatttaaatattagaaataccTTCAATATTGGAAGTCTGATGGCAAATTGTACTTTACATAAGGTACTTCCACATCATCACCATCAGTGTTGTTGCagcatatttcaaaaactaatgatTTTACATGTGGTTCAATCCTTTTCTTTGAAACGTTGCGTACAATTTCggacattttagtattaatacgTTCTTCTCTCTTGGCTTTAggcataaaaaatgaatatagcATACAAACTCCTTGAGAAAGCATAGTGATTTCTAGAGCATGTTTATCTttgaagtaatttaaaaattcatttaatgtAAGTTCACCTTCCACTTCAAAACGATCCCACAAAGTCCattcaatatcataatatttggaTTTTGGTGCTAACAAAGGTTCAGAAAAACCAAAGAATGGTAAAGCTAAATTTACAAAACCATTTTTGTACTTTTCCAAATCATTCAATCCTCGagctaatttaataaattcctGACAAACGAGACCAGCGACAACAGATGTTGTTGTAGCAATTGCTGGAATAATTTTACCAGCAATAAGTTTACTTCGATGTCTATCAGCAGGTTGAATACCGTAATTTGTAGCTCTTAAATTTGATGCTGctacaataaaatcaatatgtaAGTTACTATCATCATCTTTTTCAAATTCTAAAggaacaatttttatgttttttagagAGTCTGTTGGTGGTAaatctttttgaattttattcagTTTACTTTGGTCATAATTTGATGACCCATTAGTTATCTGTGAATCATTTTCAGCAATCCTTACACCAGACTTTGGGACAAACTCAGGAACTTTAACCGAAGATACAACATTAGCAACATAAACACGATCCCTTatctgattaatattatatgtttctgCTCTTAAATTGGCTGCTGTCAAAATATAATCCAAATGTAATGTATTGTTTATGTCAAATATAATTGGTTTTGGACAACGTTTAGGTCCTGACCAAAATGGTTGACCACTAGATGTTGTTTGATCTGGTGGAAAATTGAATAACAGTTGTTTGATTTGATTTGTAAACTGATcttcaaaatgttttctagCCCATTCAATACaatcatcaacatttttaggGCGTTCTGCGACTGATGATCTTACAGAATCCATAATTTCAACTGGTTGAAGTCCAGGTAAACGATTTGTACGTTCAATGAAAGTAGGATCctctaaaaattgttttacgttTTCCGGAGTTTGTTTGTAAAGACCTTCAAATAGATCTCTAGCCCATTGTAATGTATGTTCGATAGCATTGGGAAAGTTTTTGAGAGTACAAATTGGTATGCTTTTTTCTGGAGGATCTTGAGATGTGCTATAAGATTCTGTCAAGTTTGGTATAACAACTTGAGTGTTACCCTTTGTACCTAAAGTTCCAGACTCTAAAAGTGGTTTCTTGTAGAAAACACAACGTCTGTCCATATATATACGAGCATCAACGTTATCCAAAGCATTAGCAACACCATCCAAATTTTCGAAAAAGGTATCATTATAAGTCTGTTCTGTTTCTGGACAAACCCTATTTGTCTGTGGTTCAACATTCACATATGGGTTCATACGTTTAATTGCTTTAGCAGCAGTTTCAGATTTTGATGTTTGTACATCTTGAGCTCTAAACAAAAACTGTCtgtttaaattagatttttcaattaaatccaTATCAGTGACATAGATTTTACCATTTCCACAACCAACACCCATAATTGCAaagttttttaacaattcaCATCCAATAGCTCCAGCTcctacaacaaaatattttaaatttcccaAGATCGACTGGAATTTACGCCCATAAATGGAGACTTGACCATCATAACGATTACCAATAGGCTTGGCATCTTCTTCAGTAACTTCTTCTGGTAAAGATTCAGTAGCATCAAAGTAAAGCCATTGGAAAATCGGACTAAACTTACCAGAACATGATTTCATGACTTCTTGAGCAACAATACCACCAATAAAAGATGTCATTGGATTAATATTACCAGCACAGACTTTCGAAAATCTTTGTATCAGATCAGCATCAACTTCTATAGAATCAGAATTTTCAACCttggataattttaaaaattcatcagCGTCATCAGAACTCCAAGGAATAGGTAAACGACCATTGACTGAGACAAACTTGTGAAAAGTTATAAATGCTAAATGTAATTGAGAAGGTCTatcaaatttactaaaatcagAAATAAGATATTCTGGTTCAGCTAAggaatttttcaatgatttgaaacttaatttttttggcaTTTTAACTTGAGTAGCAATACCACCTTTAATATAGTCTGTGTAAGATGTAGTATCACCAATACTAAAAGTATATGGTCCTaatacagtaattttttttggtttacagCCATTTATTTCAGTCATACCTTGTACTTCCTGAAAAGTTACATAATCTCCATCTTCAAAACCATGTCGAGACTCGTCCATACAAGTAACAACTCCTTGTTCTTCTTTGGTAATACCAGCGACCATAACCGAAATTGGATTTTCACCCGTTGTGTCGATTACAGTAAAATCTTCACCAAAGTCACAAAACACTTGAGCAAACACTCCCCTTGTGTCACCAACTATTAAGGCAATATTGTTTTGATGCGTGATTTCTGATATACGCAACTGTTCATCTAATGTTGTCTCAGTCAAAACGACAACTTTAAACTGTTTGAGATACGATTCAGACAAAAGTCCAGTGTAAAACTTGACAGGCACGTAGGAATTTAACTCACCCAACTTAGGGCAACTAATCTCTGCTCTATTCTTTCCGATATCGTTTTCGGTCAGATAGAACTGCGATGATAGGTCGCTATAGGTGCACACAACGGAATCGTGCAATGTAACTGACTTAACTCCTCCAAGTATGACATTCTTGGCGACTTCCACGCCCAGACCACCGAGCCCGCTGATCAGCACATCAGAAGTGGCCATCTTGCGCATAGCTTCATGGCCCAAGACGTACAGCTGCCGCGAATATAGGCCCTCGTCAATTTCTTCTACGCCGTTATTCGACATTGTTACCTGATTTCTCGGAGCTGAGTCGATGGTCACTGTAGACGATTCACCGGAAGCCAGTTTACGCTTCTTGGCCGGCAATTCACAGGTGGTGTCTAGTACTTCAGCACCAGACATCGGACAATACAGAAACTAATCGTGGAGTGCACGGCCTTTGATGTTGTTATTAATACGGTCACGACGATAACGGTATACGCGCACTGTTGTCGCAATGTGTTACGGGAAAGCGGGAATCCAATGAAGTTTTCTCTCGCAACGATCGTGTGCAATGTCGGGGGGAAAAAAAATCGACGCGATGATAACGACGAttgtgcggcggcggcggcggtgaacAGCAATAGATATTACgttatattacactattattatttaattagaatacCGTAGAAGAATACCCGACAacgaataacaattataagttaattaaaatatattattttgttgaattattattattaatattataatcactgtAATGTCGTAACCGGCGATAGCGAATTCTGTGACTGTGATGGCTGCAGCAGTGGTGGTGGAGCTGCTACATCAATGATGGAATGGATGGACGATCGGAGAGTACGGGACAGATAGCACTATAATAGTCGCTGGTCGGTATACGAGCGACGAATGGTCGAGTGCGGAGTGGAACGAGTGGATTAGTGGAGTGAAAAGTATGCAGTATAGAACATAGAGTAAAGAATATAGAATGACGGAATCATTGAGTGATAGGCGCGGGAGGGTCGGAGAGAAAGTTTGACCAATGGCGTCCACCGTTTAAGTGCTCGGGTTATCGGTCGACACCGGCGTCTGTTGTAGACAGTGGTATAGACGTGTAATTGTTTACCTACCAGCACAAAGGAGTTGAGCCGGTCTTCGTCGTCGAACCCACGTTTCACGACCAATCGAACGGGCTGTTACAGCCGTAGAATAAAGTTATACACTCCTACCGACAGCCGGCAGTGGCCCCCCGACGATGCGACCTCAAAGCAGTCAAAGAAGGAAACGCGGACCGTGGTTGTTATATGATCAGCTGTATATCGACGACCGCGGTTGTGGTCACATAGTTTTAATGTGTGGCGACACTGCGGCGATGCATGCGCTTTTTCGAATAtcggtttaaaaatattttcgcgctaatattatattattaggtactttacaacttgaaaaaaaatatttaacttataccTAGTCTTAGGTTTCTACACATAAGTTCTAACAccttataattatctattagcTATAAGTCTGACTGTACATCCGATTGATACTCTACCTAGCTaggtaaaatagataaattaaataaattttatacatttttggaaattatCACGATTAAAGTAagattaaaatagaatttattttgcCAAAAACTTACATATAACTTGTTtttctctatttttttatttacgtacCTAACCATTTTGAAAAGGAAATAGGATTTAACCCACTAAAATACgctatatatctatacatatagttaGGGGCATGCTCAGTTTTTTCCAATGGGGGGATGAGGGGATGAActgtaatttgttttgttgattGATTGCCATAgacacaaaatgtataaatgcataagaaaaaaagttcCTGGGGAGGATATGACACCCTCATCCCCCCGTGAGCATGTCACTACATATAGTCTATATACAGCCCTATAGATCCAATTTTCTACCCCAAACAacctataaatatgaaaacacaaaaataaataccatattgtaaaataaatagatttgtcTTGAACTGAGATCAATAATTGTAAGTTTGtaagaaaaatagtaaatagagttaattaaattatgtataaaacaaaaaaaaaggcgAAAGTAAGTAACCGGTCtattgtacacatattaaactaatatctatgaaaaatatcaatgatTGTAGTTAAGTCACTTATAtgaatatgttatacattttaatttaataaatttattgttgctTAGATTAAGAGATAACATCTTTTAAAGTTATGTATAAGTACGAAAATTGATTGTGACTCACAATGAGCAAAAACAaacagattataatttatattaggtacttattagttatattaccatttaccaatgaacattgattaaaaatgtattaatccaagtacctatttataataaaatatcagttctattagttattagtattaagagtattatactgttattatattattaccggCTTATTCAATAACGATAATTATTGGTGTATGTCGCATGGTCGCCTATTGGGGAGGGCAAGATAGGGCACTTGCCCCCcttggacaaaaaatattatgaacttgtagctcaataaatattaccattatattattattatctttattattttacgtttgagaatttttttatgagcgCCCATGTTATATGCCGTACGGTACACTCAAGACTCAACATTAGTCGactctaattttttaaactctatatacctacaacacTGACACATCGTATAGGTTACCTACTTCATTACTTgctttttcacatttttaatttttcgtttacttataatttattaatcaatacaaaattttaaaaaaagtactgaaattattattataaagaagggactataatttttaaaactcagttgtgtacctacctatatattggctaggtatatttctattagtaatttatttttttgtttgtcttATATGGTTACTGTCTTACTGTCATACTGATTAGTGATTAGcttaacgatttttttccaaaaacaaaTCGTATaagctttattttaaaatatgcaatagtATTGCTAGCTGCAATTACAAACTTATAgagttacctatattataagtagatatctttattcattatgtataaaattatagtactatagtagATACCTATAGATAGGTATGAATATAGATTAgcattagtttaaaattaaagatgaATAAACCTATCTATCtatttggaaaataatatatagtaaaatataataattaacgaaaTAATGTCTTCAAATGATATCTAAATACCTTTTGAcctaagtacaataaaatattattaaactaaaatcgtCATTTTTGTTGAATATCACATAAGTAAAGTAATAAGAATTTAcacttaaaatagtaaaataaatattttattttaataacttaaaattattttatttattttaatttgtcgtGTAAACTGTAAAGATTCATGCCGGTGGTCAATCTCCTCTTTCTCCTCACCTGTAATAGTTCAGTGTTACCGGGGCTAAGTTTCGATTAATTTGTTCATGTATGTAGtaggatataataattatataaatatattatagagtaataatactcatagataatataataattaatatattaattaattatattaattcataaatattatatatttttttttatgtattttttataattattcattattatatcatccgTGATAAATACCTACCGAtagataagtaattaaatttagtgatAACATTTCAACCAAAAAACAGGATGCAAGCAGTATTTTGGCGGTTTTCTTCggtgttattaaataacttttattgtcATCACAGTTTGTTATTAAGAAACAGAAAAATGACTCAAAGGACGTTAATGtaagtagttttttatttttgactattttcgttgattttataaaattgtaagtttttttatttatttagggcTTATTTTGGCCCCATGAATGGatctaaaaaagaaaaagatccTCCAATTTTATCAGTTGGTACAAGTACAACTTTGACATCTCCAGAGTAagtcaatatacatattttaacaatataattataattatttatttattttaattttttacaccaTCAAGTCGGTTTTACAGcactatattattctaaaaattagaCAGTTTCGTTGCTAGAGAAGAGGTAATGTAAGGGTTTCCCACTTAAAACTTGACTAATAAATagcttttataaaatctaaactgGTAATAGTGTTTGAAAATTGCTActttaatagtaggtatgaAATACCTTATCATtcatatatcaaattatttgaattaaattcttatctggatttataaatttgtttttattgcctAGTAGTAGATAACAATGGCAGTCAAAATTTGTTgtaaataagatatattatgttttcaaaaacgtaTAGAAATTAcgtttattagaatattaaaatgggTCATTGAACAGTAAAATTGAGTTGGATAATCctgattttaaaatctaaataatatggcCATCACTACTTTATCTTGATTGGCTATGCCGTTCCCTAACTATAGttacaaaatagatttttgatataaaatttttatgattttatcattaagttgtaattttattattttttttaaatatattatggtgatcatcattcttaatattataaattattttttaaaagacgaCTTTATCCTTCTTTTAAATTAAGCACCTATGCAAAATATAAacctaaatcataattaaaaatgattttactcaaaattgtctaattaatgtataattaatttttatagagatCTAGAAGTTGTGCACACCAGTCCAATTAAGACTTACGGGAAAAGAAAAAAGCATGCTGTATTATTTAGTGACAGCGAAGAAGAAACATCtgataggtaaataattttatttatttttgtaacgaattatatgttattaatgtcTTTTAACAttctatttagtaaaaaaaaatgtgtacaaaatACACTTTCAAATAAACCAAATGCTGAGAAATCTATTGAAAAACTGTCTCCTTCAAAAGAtatcaataaatcaattataaatgatgatcAAATATCTGACAGTaaaccaacaaaaataaatgaccATTCTATAAAAGATAGTATACAAGACCAAACCCAAATGTAAGTATTAATctcaagttaaattatttttattattaacctctttaaacatttcaatttagTAATACAAAATGTGAAGAAGATTCATTATCAAGCGTTCAATTTGAACTAACCAATACTGAGACTAATAATActgatattgaaaataaagttactaataaactaaatactgACAATAAAGCAAAAAatcaagttaataaaaaaacaaaaaagtcaaGTAAAAAAGAATCTTTTGAAAAATCAAGTGAAGAAGAATCTCCTATAAAAGATGATAATGATGAATCTTCAAAGCATACCAAAATTTCTGAAAGTGAATATGatccaacaaaaaaaaattaccatccTATAAGAGATGCTTTTTGGGATCATAACCAACCgtgagtaaaaattaataatatctgaaTCTGTATGGTAAAAgaagatagtataatatttagtttttagtctAACCTAGGttatagtattgtttttacatatagtttagattatataatttattttagtaattcaatttttattatatctaactTAATaccttttgaaataaaataattaggttttatatttattatttactaaaatttaaaatttattttcaaaaggaCTCCATATAGTGCACTaacaaaaactttattatgcATTGAAGAGGTTAGTGCtagattgaaaattattgaaatactttcaaattatttcCGTTCGGTGATAGTGCTTAGTCCAAACGATTTATTGTCAAGTGTGTACttgtgtttaaataaagtttgtcCCGATTATATTGGTTTGGAATTAGGTATTGCTGAGACTACACTTTTAAAGGTACTTGTACTATTTGTataccataaaattaatatttattactaaatgtttaaatgtataatttttgttactttttaGGCTATAGTTCAAACAACAGGAAGGAGCATGGCACAAGTAAAATCTGATGTTAAAAAAACTGGTGACTTAGGAATTGTTGcagaaaaaagtaaaagtaatcaaaaaacaatgtttaagCCTGCTCGATTAACTGTAAAAAGTgtctttgataaattaaaagatatcTCAGAAATGACTGGTCAAGCGGTAtgcatataaatttgttaatat from Aphis gossypii isolate Hap1 chromosome 1, ASM2018417v2, whole genome shotgun sequence includes these protein-coding regions:
- the LOC114119602 gene encoding ubiquitin-like modifier-activating enzyme 1, with product MSGAEVLDTTCELPAKKRKLASGESSTVTIDSAPRNQVTMSNNGVEEIDEGLYSRQLYVLGHEAMRKMATSDVLISGLGGLGVEVAKNVILGGVKSVTLHDSVVCTYSDLSSQFYLTENDIGKNRAEISCPKLGELNSYVPVKFYTGLLSESYLKQFKVVVLTETTLDEQLRISEITHQNNIALIVGDTRGVFAQVFCDFGEDFTVIDTTGENPISVMVAGITKEEQGVVTCMDESRHGFEDGDYVTFQEVQGMTEINGCKPKKITVLGPYTFSIGDTTSYTDYIKGGIATQVKMPKKLSFKSLKNSLAEPEYLISDFSKFDRPSQLHLAFITFHKFVSVNGRLPIPWSSDDADEFLKLSKVENSDSIEVDADLIQRFSKVCAGNINPMTSFIGGIVAQEVMKSCSGKFSPIFQWLYFDATESLPEEVTEEDAKPIGNRYDGQVSIYGRKFQSILGNLKYFVVGAGAIGCELLKNFAIMGVGCGNGKIYVTDMDLIEKSNLNRQFLFRAQDVQTSKSETAAKAIKRMNPYVNVEPQTNRVCPETEQTYNDTFFENLDGVANALDNVDARIYMDRRCVFYKKPLLESGTLGTKGNTQVVIPNLTESYSTSQDPPEKSIPICTLKNFPNAIEHTLQWARDLFEGLYKQTPENVKQFLEDPTFIERTNRLPGLQPVEIMDSVRSSVAERPKNVDDCIEWARKHFEDQFTNQIKQLLFNFPPDQTTSSGQPFWSGPKRCPKPIIFDINNTLHLDYILTAANLRAETYNINQIRDRVYVANVVSSVKVPEFVPKSGVRIAENDSQITNGSSNYDQSKLNKIQKDLPPTDSLKNIKIVPLEFEKDDDSNLHIDFIVAASNLRATNYGIQPADRHRSKLIAGKIIPAIATTTSVVAGLVCQEFIKLARGLNDLEKYKNGFVNLALPFFGFSEPLLAPKSKYYDIEWTLWDRFEVEGELTLNEFLNYFKDKHALEITMLSQGVCMLYSFFMPKAKREERINTKMSEIVRNVSKKRIEPHVKSLVFEICCNNTDGDDVEVPYVKYNLPSDFQY
- the LOC114119604 gene encoding 39S ribosomal protein L19, mitochondrial, which produces MLLRNLNFHRFQCGFTPVFRVSRSSSNVPLPDAQQSSDESVSDKQVKPERKSVVPSNSRFIYPEFLPDPKMEWRNSLREKLERMDMIQRRKHIDIPEFYVGSIMAVSSSNPHAPNKATRFVGICIQRLGCGLRANFTLRNVIKHIGTEMKYQLYDPTIQKIEVLRLEKRLDDELLYLRDAPNEYSTFDENMEAEYLPEGSPVPVNPLMVKLKPRPWRARWERKDMKGLADLGLEERFYERAKELATPWEKYDLMKQYRKTIPEEEQKEIFAEVYSELHEVEVMRKKMKRKKVFIKPTKNV